The Mesorhizobium loti genome includes a region encoding these proteins:
- a CDS encoding TRAP transporter small permease subunit, translated as MAGLLALSRTIDRANEFIGKWVSWLILLAILVSAANAIIRKVFDISSNAWLELQWYLFGAAFMLAAAYTLKQNEHIRIDIVYGLFSRRVQHWIDLLGHLLFLMPFVTLMVIYFVPYVSLSFRSGEMSNNSGGLIIWPAKAILLVGFFLLALQGISEIIKKIAIMRGDMDDPNPFISAHEQAELEAKALADEVRS; from the coding sequence ATGGCAGGGCTTCTCGCTCTATCCAGAACCATTGATCGCGCGAACGAATTCATCGGCAAATGGGTGTCGTGGCTGATCCTGCTGGCGATCCTGGTGAGCGCCGCCAACGCCATCATCCGCAAGGTGTTCGACATATCCTCGAACGCCTGGCTCGAGCTGCAGTGGTATCTGTTCGGCGCCGCCTTCATGCTGGCCGCCGCCTATACGCTGAAGCAGAACGAACATATCCGTATCGACATCGTCTACGGCCTGTTTTCACGCCGCGTGCAGCACTGGATCGACCTGCTTGGCCATCTCCTCTTCCTGATGCCGTTCGTGACGCTGATGGTGATCTATTTCGTCCCCTATGTGTCGCTGTCGTTTCGCAGCGGCGAGATGTCCAACAATTCCGGCGGGCTGATCATCTGGCCGGCCAAGGCCATCCTGCTCGTCGGCTTTTTCCTGCTCGCGCTGCAGGGCATCTCCGAAATCATCAAGAAGATCGCCATCATGCGCGGCGACATGGACGACCCCAATCCCTTCATATCGGCGCATGAGCAGGCCGAGCTCGAAGCCAAGGCACTGGCCGATGAGGTGCGCTCGTGA
- a CDS encoding indolepyruvate ferredoxin oxidoreductase family protein, producing the protein MTLHDVALDDKFDLGKERIFLSGAQAVIRMLLMQRERDRRAGLNTAGFVSGYRGSPLGGLDMQLWKAKKQLAQADIVFQPGLNEELAATACWGSQQTELLGEGTHDGVFSVWYGKGPGVDRSGDVFRHANLAGSSKHGGVLALMGDDHMAESSTNAHATEFLFVDTMVPILNPAGVQEIIDYGLYGFAMSRFAGTWAAIKCVKDNIESTASVDASLERLNIVVPDFDMPSGGLNIRHEIDMLGQEERLHEHKRAAASAFIHANGLNRIVYSGGRNPKIGIITLGKSYLDVRQALEDIGIDEAAANRIGVRLFKVGCPWPLDLHHIADFARGLDTIVVVEEKRSLIEVQLRESLYGTATQPVIVGKKDERGDWLFPAKGALDPNEIAIALGERIVRTIGPSEEILARVAKLRQFQAMLTDATDIGSRTPFFCSGCPHNSSTKVPDGSIAAAGIGCHFMALWMDRNTVGFTAMGGEGAQWVGQAPFSKRGHIFQNLGDGTYNHSGTLAIRFALLSDANITYKILYNDAVAMTGGQPHEGGLTVDMIARQVRAEGVDRIAIVTDEPDKYAGKAEFPAGASIHHRDDLDLVQRELRDVKGVSVLLYDQTCAAEKRRRRKRGTFPDPDKRVFINELVCEGCGDCGVQSNCVSIQPVETEFGRKRKIDQSSCNKDFSCVNGFCPSFVTVHGAKIRKAEGLAGKTDPLDGVPVPSEFPLGEQGWAAIIDGVGGTGVVTVGAVLGMAAHLEDKGCGMIDMAGLAQKGGSVFTHVRIARTPDDIHAIRVSAGKADLVLGCDLVVSGAKKVLTAVREGHTIFVANTAEIMPGEFARSADFSLPIERLKKAIRAAAGDDKAHFFDATRTATALFGNSLGANMFMLGFAFQHGGLPLSAEAVEKAIELNGEAVAMNIAAFRWGRRAAHQPDFVRGLVAQPGPTVAGKTGQAADVAETLDDIVARRVAFLTAYQNAAYGKRYAEKLAVLRAAEAKAVPGSTAVSEAAAKNLFKLMAIKDEYEVARLYTDGSFAAELGKQFQSYEKLEFHLAPPIMGRRGNDGSPRKSSFGPWMMKGFRLLAAMKGLRGTAFDLFGYTAERRMERQLLARYEADLELIAGSLAPARVDAAVALASVPALIRGYGHVRQASAEKAAGERQRLLERLSGTPSRPELQAAE; encoded by the coding sequence ATGACGCTGCATGACGTCGCGCTCGACGACAAGTTCGACCTTGGAAAGGAGCGCATCTTCCTGTCCGGCGCGCAGGCGGTCATCCGCATGCTCCTGATGCAGCGCGAGCGTGATCGCCGCGCCGGCCTGAACACGGCCGGCTTCGTCTCCGGCTATCGCGGTTCGCCGCTCGGCGGCCTCGACATGCAGCTGTGGAAGGCGAAGAAACAGCTCGCTCAGGCCGACATCGTCTTCCAGCCAGGGCTCAACGAGGAGCTTGCCGCCACCGCTTGCTGGGGATCGCAGCAGACGGAACTGCTGGGCGAGGGCACCCATGACGGCGTCTTTTCGGTCTGGTACGGCAAGGGGCCGGGCGTCGATCGCTCCGGCGATGTGTTTCGCCATGCCAATCTCGCCGGCTCTTCCAAACATGGCGGCGTGCTCGCCCTGATGGGCGACGACCATATGGCCGAATCCTCGACCAACGCGCACGCCACCGAATTCCTGTTCGTCGACACGATGGTGCCGATCCTCAACCCGGCCGGCGTCCAGGAGATCATCGACTACGGGCTCTACGGCTTTGCCATGTCGCGCTTTGCCGGCACCTGGGCGGCCATCAAATGCGTCAAGGACAACATCGAATCGACGGCCTCGGTCGATGCCTCGCTCGAGCGGCTGAACATCGTCGTGCCGGATTTCGACATGCCATCAGGCGGTCTCAACATCCGCCACGAGATCGACATGCTCGGCCAGGAGGAGCGGCTGCATGAGCACAAGCGCGCAGCCGCTTCCGCCTTCATCCATGCCAACGGGCTGAACCGCATCGTCTATTCGGGCGGCCGCAACCCCAAGATCGGCATCATCACGCTGGGCAAGAGCTATCTCGATGTCCGCCAGGCGCTGGAGGACATCGGCATCGACGAGGCGGCCGCCAACCGCATCGGCGTGCGGCTGTTCAAGGTCGGCTGCCCCTGGCCGCTCGACCTGCATCACATCGCCGATTTCGCCCGCGGCCTCGACACCATCGTCGTCGTCGAGGAAAAGCGCTCGCTGATCGAGGTGCAACTGCGCGAAAGCCTTTACGGCACCGCCACGCAGCCGGTCATTGTCGGCAAGAAGGACGAGCGCGGCGACTGGCTGTTCCCGGCCAAGGGTGCGCTCGACCCCAACGAGATCGCCATCGCGCTAGGCGAGAGGATCGTGCGGACCATCGGCCCGTCCGAGGAGATCCTGGCGCGGGTGGCAAAGCTGCGCCAGTTCCAGGCAATGCTCACCGATGCCACCGACATCGGCTCGCGCACGCCGTTCTTCTGTTCCGGTTGCCCGCACAATTCGTCGACCAAGGTGCCGGACGGCTCGATCGCCGCGGCCGGCATCGGCTGCCACTTCATGGCGCTGTGGATGGACCGCAACACCGTAGGCTTCACGGCGATGGGCGGCGAGGGCGCGCAATGGGTCGGCCAGGCGCCGTTCTCGAAGCGTGGCCACATCTTCCAGAATCTCGGCGACGGCACCTACAACCATTCCGGCACGCTGGCGATCCGTTTCGCGCTGTTGAGCGACGCCAACATCACCTACAAGATCCTCTACAACGACGCCGTCGCCATGACCGGCGGCCAGCCGCACGAAGGCGGCCTGACCGTCGACATGATCGCCAGGCAGGTGCGCGCCGAGGGTGTCGACCGCATCGCCATCGTCACCGATGAGCCGGACAAATATGCCGGCAAGGCCGAATTCCCGGCTGGCGCCAGCATTCATCACCGCGACGACCTCGATCTCGTCCAGCGCGAACTGCGGGACGTAAAGGGCGTATCAGTGCTGCTCTACGACCAGACCTGCGCCGCCGAAAAACGCCGCCGCCGCAAGCGCGGCACATTCCCCGATCCCGACAAGCGCGTCTTCATCAACGAGCTGGTCTGCGAAGGCTGCGGCGATTGCGGCGTGCAGTCGAACTGCGTCTCGATCCAGCCGGTCGAAACCGAATTCGGCCGCAAGCGCAAGATCGACCAGTCGAGCTGCAACAAGGACTTCTCCTGCGTCAACGGCTTCTGCCCGTCCTTCGTCACCGTGCACGGCGCCAAGATCCGCAAGGCCGAGGGCCTGGCCGGCAAGACCGATCCGCTCGACGGCGTGCCCGTGCCGTCCGAATTCCCGCTTGGCGAGCAGGGCTGGGCAGCGATCATCGACGGCGTCGGCGGCACCGGCGTCGTCACCGTCGGTGCGGTGCTTGGCATGGCGGCGCATCTCGAGGACAAGGGCTGCGGCATGATCGATATGGCCGGCCTCGCCCAGAAGGGTGGCTCGGTGTTCACCCATGTCCGCATCGCCCGCACCCCGGACGACATCCATGCCATCCGCGTCTCGGCCGGCAAGGCCGATCTCGTGCTTGGCTGCGATCTCGTCGTGTCGGGCGCCAAGAAGGTGCTGACCGCGGTGCGCGAGGGCCACACCATCTTCGTCGCCAACACCGCCGAGATCATGCCCGGCGAATTCGCCCGTTCGGCGGATTTCTCGTTGCCGATAGAACGCCTGAAGAAGGCGATCCGTGCGGCCGCGGGCGACGACAAGGCGCATTTCTTCGACGCCACCCGCACCGCCACGGCACTTTTCGGCAATTCGCTCGGCGCCAACATGTTCATGCTCGGCTTTGCCTTCCAGCATGGCGGCCTGCCGCTGTCGGCCGAGGCGGTCGAGAAGGCGATCGAGCTCAATGGCGAAGCCGTGGCGATGAACATCGCTGCCTTCCGTTGGGGCCGCCGCGCTGCCCATCAGCCGGATTTCGTGCGCGGCCTCGTCGCCCAGCCGGGCCCAACCGTCGCTGGAAAGACCGGCCAGGCTGCCGACGTCGCCGAGACGCTGGACGACATCGTTGCCCGCCGCGTCGCTTTCCTGACCGCCTATCAGAATGCCGCCTATGGCAAGCGTTATGCCGAGAAACTGGCGGTTTTGCGTGCCGCCGAAGCCAAGGCCGTGCCGGGTTCGACGGCGGTGTCGGAAGCCGCCGCGAAAAACCTGTTCAAGCTGATGGCGATCAAGGACGAGTACGAGGTGGCGCGTCTTTACACGGACGGCTCTTTCGCCGCTGAACTCGGAAAACAGTTCCAGAGCTACGAAAAGCTCGAATTCCACCTCGCGCCGCCGATCATGGGCCGCCGCGGCAATGACGGCAGCCCCAGGAAATCGAGCTTCGGCCCGTGGATGATGAAGGGTTTTCGCCTGCTGGCGGCGATGAAGGGCCTGCGCGGCACCGCCTTCGACCTGTTCGGCTACACCGCCGAGCGGCGCATGGAGCGGCAGTTGCTGGCGCGGTACGAGGCGGATCTGGAACTCATCGCCGGATCGCTGGCCCCGGCCAGGGTCGATGCGGCGGTTGCGTTGGCCTCGGTGCCGGCCCTCATTCGCGGCTATGGCCACGTCCGCCAGGCCAGCGCGGAAAAGGCCGCCGGCGAACGCCAAAGGCTGCTCGAACGCCTGTCGGGCACGCCGTCGCGGCCGGAGCTTCAAGCCGCCGAATGA
- a CDS encoding EAL domain-containing protein, with product MNLRKKNEIPVDVYIPFVETLFRDGLTLSIGILAQTFLIGLVWWKNGDPLYLLVAISMVLVGIFRMRNFRKYNSMPSPTTWEEAHKRENDYILYGSLHGLTLGAFCLLGIYFARDGFAEIASVCLTLATATSIAGRNYGSPRMVTILTLALTWPISLGFLLRGDIYHVLLGLLSAPFLFAIRKFANTVRDVLFAAVSEEKKANRIAQRFNRALNTMSHGLVMLGPDGRVAVANAEAAHLMSLKSPDALLGRSIHGLLMRGVAGGMLAPKDCRYIEAQLTRALREGRDRKVLVSLANGQHYEFSAREGSQELGVITFEDVTARVEAEDKIRFMARYDNLTGLPNRAYFHELIGEAMVSGDRDRLCGLAVLDLDDFKSVNDTLGHPIGDGLIYAVAERLAAIAGQGITVSRFGGDEFMIFFDRVEDESHLTSQLDEIFAGLQGEVDVAGHGLRIQASGGAVLSRVKDTDVDAMIVKADLALYKAKELGKNSWRLFEASMDAAFRNRQLMKADLRTAVESKSLRVVYQPIVAMSTMRIASCEALCRWDHPDLGPISPSIFIPLAEEMGIISEISTFVLQAACAECAKWPDQTSVSVNLSAKDFRNRDVIQKVRDALASTGLAASRLEIEVTETALLDDKSLTRQYIEELKQIGVRIALDDFGTGYSSLSYLHKLPLDKIKIDRSFLMDVTQNPRSLELLKGIVNLSRPLGLSVTVEGVETFEQLKILALQVKPDLVQGFLFGSALSASGIETMSNTVWPFAKDIRTAKKAAVRR from the coding sequence TTGAATCTGAGAAAAAAGAACGAGATCCCGGTCGACGTCTACATTCCGTTCGTGGAAACCCTGTTTCGCGACGGACTGACGCTTTCGATCGGCATTCTCGCGCAGACCTTCCTGATTGGCCTTGTCTGGTGGAAAAACGGCGATCCGCTGTATTTGCTGGTCGCCATTTCGATGGTTCTCGTCGGTATCTTCCGCATGAGAAACTTTCGAAAATACAACAGCATGCCGTCGCCGACGACCTGGGAAGAAGCGCACAAGCGCGAGAATGACTACATTCTCTACGGTTCCCTGCACGGCTTGACGCTGGGCGCCTTCTGCCTGCTCGGCATCTATTTCGCGCGCGACGGTTTTGCCGAAATCGCCTCCGTCTGCCTGACGCTGGCGACGGCGACCTCGATCGCCGGCCGGAACTACGGCTCGCCGCGCATGGTCACCATCCTGACCCTTGCCTTGACCTGGCCGATCTCGCTGGGCTTCCTGCTGCGCGGCGACATCTACCATGTCCTCCTCGGGCTCCTGTCCGCGCCGTTCCTGTTCGCCATCCGCAAATTCGCCAACACCGTGCGCGACGTGCTTTTTGCGGCGGTATCGGAAGAGAAGAAGGCCAACCGCATCGCCCAGCGCTTCAACCGGGCGCTCAACACCATGTCGCATGGGCTTGTCATGCTCGGCCCGGACGGCCGCGTCGCGGTGGCCAATGCCGAGGCCGCGCATCTGATGTCGCTGAAGTCGCCGGATGCGCTGCTCGGGCGGTCGATCCATGGTCTGTTGATGCGTGGCGTCGCCGGCGGCATGCTGGCGCCCAAGGATTGCCGCTATATCGAGGCTCAGCTGACGCGCGCCCTGCGCGAGGGCCGCGACCGCAAGGTGCTGGTTTCCCTTGCCAACGGCCAGCACTACGAATTCTCGGCTCGCGAAGGCAGCCAGGAGCTGGGTGTCATCACCTTCGAGGATGTCACCGCCCGTGTCGAGGCGGAAGACAAGATCCGCTTCATGGCACGCTACGACAACCTCACCGGCCTGCCCAACCGCGCCTATTTCCATGAGCTCATCGGCGAGGCCATGGTATCAGGCGATCGCGACCGTCTCTGCGGCCTGGCGGTGCTCGACCTCGACGATTTCAAGAGCGTCAACGACACGCTTGGCCATCCGATCGGCGACGGCTTGATCTACGCCGTTGCCGAGCGGCTTGCCGCCATTGCCGGGCAAGGCATCACGGTCAGCCGTTTCGGCGGCGACGAGTTCATGATCTTCTTCGACCGCGTCGAGGATGAAAGCCATCTGACCAGCCAGCTCGACGAGATCTTCGCCGGCCTGCAAGGGGAAGTCGATGTCGCCGGGCACGGGCTGCGCATCCAGGCCAGCGGTGGCGCGGTGCTGTCGCGGGTCAAGGATACCGATGTCGACGCCATGATCGTCAAGGCGGACCTGGCGCTCTACAAGGCCAAGGAGCTCGGCAAGAACAGCTGGCGGCTGTTCGAAGCCTCGATGGATGCCGCCTTCCGCAACCGTCAGCTGATGAAGGCGGATCTACGCACCGCTGTGGAAAGCAAGAGCCTGCGGGTGGTCTATCAGCCGATCGTGGCGATGAGCACCATGCGCATCGCCAGCTGTGAGGCGCTGTGCCGGTGGGATCATCCCGATCTCGGGCCGATCTCGCCCAGCATCTTCATTCCGCTGGCCGAGGAAATGGGCATCATTTCCGAGATCAGCACCTTCGTGCTGCAGGCAGCCTGCGCCGAATGCGCCAAATGGCCGGACCAGACCAGCGTCTCGGTCAATCTCTCGGCCAAGGATTTCCGCAACCGCGACGTCATCCAGAAGGTTCGCGATGCGTTGGCGAGCACCGGCCTCGCCGCCAGCCGGCTCGAGATCGAGGTCACCGAAACGGCGCTGCTCGACGACAAGTCGCTGACGCGCCAGTATATCGAGGAGCTGAAGCAGATTGGCGTGCGCATCGCGCTCGACGATTTCGGCACCGGCTATTCGAGCCTGAGCTACCTGCACAAGCTGCCGCTCGACAAGATCAAGATCGACCGTTCTTTCCTGATGGACGTCACCCAGAACCCCCGTTCGCTCGAGCTGCTCAAGGGCATCGTCAACCTGTCGCGACCGCTGGGGCTTTCGGTGACCGTCGAAGGCGTCGAGACCTTCGAGCAGCTCAAGATCCTGGCGCTGCAGGTCAAGCCCGACCTTGTCCAGGGGTTCCTGTTCGGTTCGGCGCTCAGCGCCTCCGGCATCGAGACCATGTCGAACACGGTATGGCCCTTCGCCAAGGACATCAGGACTGCCAAGAAGGCGGCGGTACGTCGCTGA
- a CDS encoding branched-chain amino acid ABC transporter permease, with product MLYFFQQVLNGLHSGALYALLAFGYVLTNGILHRTNLAYGALFAFCGQTMILTAAFGYQVLWLTLLAAVALGVVAAFLYAALISHVLSRSVFEPLADRTPNAIVVTTLGILLLLSEASRIAADTHDLWLPPMLAQPIVFAQGATFKATLTLIQLIDCALALAAIALASWAFARSSFGRRWRAVSDDPKAAAMCGVNVRTVFRHAVLFGGFCAALAGVMAGLYYGNVSFGSGLVYGLKILFVTAVGGYLSPPRAALGAAAFGMAESLWAGYFPVEWRDAWMYLFLVATLILIGAGRDTGKLA from the coding sequence ATGCTCTACTTCTTCCAGCAGGTGCTGAACGGACTGCATTCGGGCGCGCTCTACGCGCTGCTCGCCTTCGGCTATGTGCTGACCAACGGCATCCTGCACCGCACCAACCTCGCCTATGGCGCGCTGTTCGCCTTTTGCGGCCAGACGATGATCCTCACGGCCGCCTTCGGCTATCAGGTGCTGTGGCTGACGCTTCTGGCGGCGGTGGCGCTCGGCGTCGTGGCGGCGTTCCTCTATGCCGCGCTGATCAGCCACGTGCTGTCGCGCAGCGTCTTCGAACCTTTGGCCGACCGGACACCCAACGCAATCGTGGTGACGACGCTGGGCATATTGCTGCTGTTGTCGGAGGCAAGCCGCATCGCCGCCGACACGCATGATCTGTGGCTGCCGCCGATGCTGGCGCAGCCCATCGTTTTCGCACAGGGCGCGACCTTCAAGGCAACGCTGACGCTCATCCAGCTCATTGATTGCGCGCTGGCGCTGGCGGCAATCGCGCTGGCCAGCTGGGCATTTGCCCGCTCGAGCTTCGGCCGGCGCTGGCGCGCCGTCTCCGACGACCCCAAGGCGGCGGCGATGTGCGGCGTCAACGTGCGCACGGTGTTCCGGCATGCGGTGCTGTTCGGCGGCTTCTGCGCCGCGCTGGCCGGCGTCATGGCCGGCCTCTATTACGGCAATGTCAGCTTCGGCTCGGGCCTCGTCTACGGGTTGAAGATCCTGTTCGTGACGGCGGTCGGCGGCTATCTGTCGCCGCCACGGGCGGCGCTGGGCGCGGCCGCCTTCGGCATGGCCGAATCGCTGTGGGCCGGCTATTTCCCGGTCGAATGGCGTGATGCGTGGATGTATCTGTTCCTGGTCGCCACGCTGATCCTGATCGGCGCCGGCCGCGATACCGGCAAGCTCGCCTGA